Proteins encoded by one window of Enterobacter hormaechei subsp. xiangfangensis:
- the tesB gene encoding acyl-CoA thioesterase II, which translates to MSQALNNLLTLLNLEKIEEGLFRGQSEDLGLRQVFGGQVVGQALYAAKETVPADRLVHSFHSYFLRPGDSAKPIVYDVEVLRDGQSFSARRVAAIQHGKPIFYMTASFQAPEPGYEHQKQMPSAPSPDDLKSETEIARALAHLLPPQVKEKFLCDKPLEIRPVEFHNPMKGHTAEPTRQVWIRANGSVPADLRVHQYLLGYASDFNFLPVALQPHGVGFLEKGMQVATIDHSMWFHRPFDMNEWLLYSVESTSASSARGFVRGEFYTQDGVLVASTVQEGVMRNRG; encoded by the coding sequence ATGAGTCAGGCACTGAACAATCTGCTGACATTGCTGAACCTGGAAAAAATAGAAGAAGGGCTTTTTCGCGGACAGAGCGAAGATTTAGGCTTACGCCAGGTTTTTGGCGGCCAGGTCGTGGGGCAAGCGCTGTATGCCGCCAAGGAGACCGTCCCGGCAGACCGTCTGGTGCATTCATTCCACAGCTACTTTTTACGCCCCGGTGACAGCGCTAAACCGATTGTGTACGACGTGGAAGTTCTGCGTGACGGCCAAAGCTTCAGCGCCCGTCGCGTGGCGGCCATCCAGCATGGGAAACCCATTTTCTACATGACCGCCTCCTTCCAGGCGCCAGAGCCGGGCTATGAGCATCAAAAACAGATGCCGTCTGCCCCGTCGCCGGACGATCTGAAATCGGAAACCGAAATAGCCCGCGCACTCGCGCATCTGCTGCCGCCGCAGGTAAAAGAGAAGTTTCTGTGCGATAAACCGCTGGAGATCCGCCCGGTCGAATTTCATAACCCAATGAAGGGGCATACCGCTGAGCCCACCCGCCAGGTGTGGATCCGCGCCAACGGCAGCGTACCGGCAGACTTGCGCGTGCATCAGTATCTGCTGGGTTATGCGTCGGATTTCAACTTCCTGCCGGTTGCGCTACAGCCGCACGGTGTGGGCTTCCTCGAAAAAGGGATGCAGGTAGCCACAATTGATCATTCCATGTGGTTCCACCGTCCATTCGATATGAATGAATGGCTGCTTTACAGCGTGGAAAGTACCTCTGCGTCCAGCGCGCGCGGTTTTGTTCGCGGGGAATTTTACACCCAGGATGGCGTGCTGGTGGCTTCTACCGTGCAGGAAGGTGTGATGCGTAATCGCGGGTGA
- a CDS encoding YbaY family lipoprotein: MKLVPMLSGVAMAVALSACADKSADVAVPTATPNGINTLSQQAIRQPNVSGTIWIKQKVALPPDAVLTVTLSDASLADAPSKVLAQRAVRTEGKQAPFSFVLPYNPSDVQPNARILLSAAVTINDKLVFITDTVQEAVNKGGTKIDLTLVPVQQTEVPVATQTNQPTLPTPPTQM, encoded by the coding sequence ATGAAACTCGTGCCTATGTTAAGCGGTGTTGCAATGGCGGTGGCGTTGTCCGCCTGTGCGGATAAGAGTGCCGATGTAGCGGTACCAACGGCGACCCCAAACGGGATTAACACCCTTTCACAGCAAGCTATTCGACAGCCTAACGTGTCCGGTACCATCTGGATCAAACAGAAAGTCGCTCTGCCGCCGGACGCGGTTTTAACGGTCACGTTATCCGATGCGTCTCTGGCGGATGCACCGTCTAAAGTCCTTGCTCAGCGTGCAGTTCGTACAGAGGGTAAACAGGCGCCGTTCAGCTTCGTGCTGCCGTACAACCCGTCTGACGTCCAGCCTAACGCGCGTATCCTCCTGAGCGCGGCGGTAACGATCAACGATAAGCTGGTCTTTATCACCGATACCGTACAGGAAGCGGTCAACAAAGGCGGCACCAAAATCGACCTGACCCTGGTACCGGTGCAGCAAACTGAAGTGCCTGTTGCAACGCAAACCAATCAGCCGACTCTGCCTACACCCCCAACACAGATGTAA
- a CDS encoding MGMT family protein, with translation MDEHDTFPQRVWQIVASIPEGCVTTYGEVARLAGSPRAARQVGGVLRRLPEGSTLPWHRVVNRHGAISLTGPDLQRQRQALLSEGVQVSGAGQIDMQKYRWEY, from the coding sequence ATGGACGAACATGACACTTTCCCACAGCGAGTGTGGCAAATCGTGGCTTCGATTCCGGAAGGCTGTGTCACGACCTATGGGGAAGTCGCCCGGCTGGCGGGTTCTCCGCGCGCGGCGCGTCAGGTTGGAGGCGTGCTGAGAAGGCTACCGGAGGGAAGCACGTTACCGTGGCACCGGGTCGTCAATCGCCATGGCGCCATTTCCCTCACCGGGCCAGACTTGCAGCGCCAGCGTCAGGCATTACTCTCAGAAGGGGTGCAGGTGTCCGGGGCAGGACAGATTGATATGCAGAAGTATCGCTGGGAGTACTGA
- a CDS encoding PLP-dependent aminotransferase family protein, giving the protein MSSRRFGSQSLVRLLGHWQQASSRTPLWRQLADALRLLILDGRLALNTRLPGERELATALSVSRTTISSALAHLREEGYLESRHGSGSRAILPDSRAVPTLSTASAALDLSTAALNAGPEIHQAYAHALTAITPNLALTGYDQLGLPALREAIAARYTARGLPTRADEVMVVNGAVSGFALILRMMTGPGDRVVVDHPTYPLAIAAIQGALCRPVGVSLPETGWDTDGFAATLAQTAPRLAYLMPDFHNPTGRCMDAATRQTITDIAAQTRTTLVVDETMVDLWFDAPPPPPLAAFNPEAAVMTLGSAGKSFWGGLRLGWIRASSRTIATLAQTRDTLDLGSPVLEQLATLWLIENSETFLPARREMLAERRDRCGQMLREHFPEWRFQEAEGGLSYWIELPGMLATQLAARAETTGIIMGTGTRFGLSGAFDRYLRMPFSLSPPELEEALLRIKPLWRALNKSVAPVKRSLV; this is encoded by the coding sequence ATGTCATCACGTCGTTTTGGAAGCCAGTCTCTGGTACGCCTGTTAGGGCACTGGCAGCAAGCCTCTTCCCGTACCCCGCTGTGGCGCCAGCTGGCTGACGCGTTACGCCTGTTGATTCTGGATGGCAGGCTGGCGCTAAACACGCGCCTGCCCGGAGAGCGGGAGCTGGCCACCGCACTGAGCGTAAGCCGCACCACCATCAGCAGCGCGCTGGCGCATCTGCGGGAAGAAGGTTATCTGGAGAGCCGTCACGGCAGCGGTTCGCGGGCGATCCTGCCAGACAGCCGCGCCGTGCCCACGCTTTCCACAGCCAGTGCGGCGCTGGATCTCTCAACCGCCGCGCTCAACGCGGGGCCAGAGATCCACCAGGCCTACGCCCACGCGCTGACGGCCATCACGCCGAATCTGGCGCTGACCGGGTACGATCAGCTTGGGCTTCCGGCGCTGCGTGAAGCTATCGCCGCCCGCTACACCGCACGCGGTCTGCCCACCCGGGCAGACGAAGTGATGGTGGTGAACGGCGCCGTCAGCGGCTTTGCCCTGATCTTAAGAATGATGACCGGTCCCGGGGATCGCGTGGTGGTGGATCATCCCACTTACCCGCTGGCAATAGCCGCCATTCAGGGAGCGCTATGCCGGCCCGTGGGCGTCTCGCTGCCTGAAACGGGTTGGGATACCGACGGTTTTGCCGCAACGCTCGCCCAGACCGCCCCGCGTCTGGCCTATCTGATGCCGGATTTTCATAATCCGACCGGGCGTTGCATGGATGCCGCGACGCGCCAGACCATAACCGACATCGCCGCGCAAACCCGCACCACGCTGGTGGTGGATGAAACCATGGTCGATCTCTGGTTCGATGCTCCCCCGCCGCCGCCGCTGGCCGCCTTTAACCCGGAGGCCGCGGTGATGACGCTGGGTTCCGCAGGCAAAAGTTTCTGGGGTGGGCTGCGTCTCGGCTGGATCCGCGCCTCGTCCCGCACTATCGCCACGCTCGCGCAGACGCGCGACACGCTGGATCTGGGTTCTCCGGTGCTGGAACAACTGGCCACGCTGTGGCTTATCGAAAACAGTGAAACCTTCCTGCCTGCCCGGCGGGAAATGCTGGCAGAACGTCGCGACCGCTGCGGCCAGATGCTGCGGGAACATTTCCCCGAATGGCGGTTTCAGGAAGCGGAGGGAGGGCTCTCATACTGGATTGAATTACCCGGCATGCTGGCGACGCAGCTGGCGGCACGCGCCGAGACGACAGGCATCATTATGGGCACCGGCACGCGCTTTGGGCTTTCAGGCGCGTTTGACCGCTATCTGCGAATGCCCTTCTCACTCAGTCCGCCGGAACTTGAAGAGGCATTATTGCGGATCAAACCGCTGTGGCGTGCGTTAAATAAAAGTGTAGCGCCAGTAAAACGGAGCCTGGTGTAA
- a CDS encoding YczE/YyaS/YitT family protein, whose amino-acid sequence MVRRLVQLYVGLGLYGLSTAMFIRSDLGVDPWDVFHLGVAIQTGMSIGTVIILTGAAVLLLWIPLRQLPGLGTISNVICIGLAADASMALIPELTSLPVRITLLVSGIVVNALATGMYIGAGFGAGPRDGLMTGIHARLGWSIRSVRTAIEVTVLIVGYLLGGAFGVGTVLYALTIGPLIQLCLPWFRQRPRIQKAAQPERIV is encoded by the coding sequence ATGGTACGTCGTCTGGTACAACTTTATGTCGGTTTAGGCCTGTACGGGCTTTCAACCGCGATGTTTATTCGTTCGGATCTGGGTGTCGACCCTTGGGATGTCTTTCACCTTGGCGTCGCCATCCAGACAGGGATGAGCATCGGCACGGTGATTATTTTAACCGGGGCAGCGGTGCTGCTGCTGTGGATCCCGCTGCGTCAGCTGCCGGGGCTGGGCACTATCAGTAATGTGATTTGTATTGGTCTGGCGGCAGATGCGTCAATGGCGCTGATCCCTGAGCTCACCTCGCTGCCCGTGCGCATCACCCTGCTGGTTTCCGGCATTGTGGTTAACGCCCTTGCCACCGGGATGTATATCGGCGCGGGTTTTGGCGCAGGTCCGCGCGACGGCCTGATGACCGGCATACACGCCCGGCTGGGCTGGTCGATCCGCAGCGTGCGTACCGCGATCGAGGTGACTGTGTTGATCGTCGGCTACCTCCTCGGGGGAGCGTTTGGCGTTGGAACCGTGCTGTATGCATTAACCATCGGCCCGCTGATCCAGCTCTGTTTGCCGTGGTTTCGCCAGAGACCGCGCATTCAGAAAGCTGCACAGCCGGAGCGGATTGTTTAA
- a CDS encoding LacI family DNA-binding transcriptional regulator, with protein sequence MKAITLYDVARVAGVSYQTVSRVINDAEHVSARTREKVRQAMAALHYVPNRGAQQLAGKRTRTLGLMTSDLALHAPSQIASAVKSRAVEQGASVLISMVEQPAQCQAALQELLAQRVEALLVNVPLEDALAEMLQEMASPTPVLFLDVSPTARVNSLVFNAEQGAALGAEHLLSLGHQRIALLAGPESSVSARARLAGWKTTLAQAGVEAFAVAQGDWSAASGYEKGHQLLAGAQLPEAILVANDQMALGVLRACAEKGVAVPGQISVVGFDDTADSAWFSPPLTTVRQAFREAGERSVEWLMAPAHHDECWQEQLPVTLSVRHSTAPRAAQQADREDLAQQLRTLALLAEKLARS encoded by the coding sequence ATGAAAGCGATCACTCTTTATGACGTTGCCCGCGTGGCAGGCGTTTCTTATCAGACCGTTTCCCGGGTGATTAACGACGCGGAACACGTTTCTGCCCGTACGCGGGAAAAGGTCCGGCAGGCAATGGCGGCGCTACACTATGTGCCCAACCGTGGCGCGCAGCAGCTGGCCGGGAAACGCACCCGTACGCTGGGGCTGATGACCAGCGATCTGGCGCTACATGCGCCGTCGCAAATCGCCTCAGCTGTAAAATCCCGGGCAGTGGAGCAGGGGGCTAGCGTACTCATCTCCATGGTGGAGCAACCCGCGCAGTGTCAGGCTGCTTTGCAGGAATTACTGGCGCAGCGCGTAGAGGCGCTGCTGGTGAACGTTCCGCTGGAAGATGCCCTGGCAGAAATGCTTCAGGAAATGGCCTCGCCGACCCCGGTTCTTTTTCTCGATGTGTCCCCCACAGCTCGGGTTAACAGTCTCGTTTTCAATGCCGAACAGGGCGCTGCCCTGGGGGCAGAGCATCTGCTTTCGCTGGGGCACCAGCGAATTGCGCTGCTCGCCGGGCCGGAAAGTTCTGTCTCTGCCCGGGCTCGTCTGGCGGGATGGAAAACCACGCTCGCTCAGGCCGGCGTGGAGGCGTTTGCGGTGGCGCAGGGCGACTGGAGCGCGGCTTCGGGCTATGAGAAAGGGCATCAGCTCCTGGCGGGCGCGCAGCTGCCGGAGGCGATCCTCGTCGCTAACGATCAGATGGCGCTTGGCGTTTTACGCGCCTGTGCGGAAAAAGGCGTTGCGGTACCGGGGCAAATCTCGGTTGTCGGGTTTGATGATACGGCTGACAGCGCGTGGTTTTCACCTCCGCTCACCACCGTTCGGCAGGCGTTCCGCGAGGCCGGTGAGCGCAGCGTGGAGTGGCTGATGGCACCTGCCCATCACGACGAATGCTGGCAGGAACAACTTCCCGTTACGTTGAGCGTGCGTCATTCCACCGCGCCGCGCGCCGCACAGCAGGCCGATCGTGAAGATCTTGCGCAACAGCTCAGAACGCTGGCGCTGCTGGCGGAGAAACTGGCGCGCAGCTAG
- a CDS encoding beta-galactosidase — translation MSSTLLLTLSALLARRDWENPGVTQWNRLAAHAPFHSWRDETFAREDKPSRSKRLLNGIWRFSFFPAPEQVPEAWITDDLADAVEMPVPSNWQMQGFDTPIYTNVTYPINVNPPYVPVENPTGCYSLTFEMDNAWMCSGQTRIIFDGVNSAFHLWCNGQWMGYSQDSRLPAEFDLSAVLRPGQNRLAVMVLRWCDGSYLEDQDMWRMSGIFRDVSLLHKPETRIADYQIVTDLNAECDRAILRVDVALEGTRYAECEVAFTLWRNGEACAQTTQQPGSAIVDERGSWAERLRVAIPVNAPALWSAETPECYRLTISLRDAQGNVLETEACDVGFRRVEISNGQLKLNGKPLLIRGVNRHEHHPEKGQVMDEATMRRDIELMKQHNFNAVRCSHYPNHPLWYTLCDRYGLYVVDEANIETHGMVPMSRLADDPRWLPAMSERVTRMVQRDRNHPSIIIWSLGNESGHGANHDALYRWLKTTDPTRPVQYEGGGASTAATDIVCPMYARVDQDQPFPAVPKWSIKKWIGMPDETRPLILCEYAHAMGNSFGGFASYWQAFRSHPRLQGGFVWDWVDQALTKKAEDGTVFWAYGGDFGDKPNDRQFCLNGLVFPDRTPHPALYEAQRAQQFFTFTLVSTAPLVVEIQSDYLFRHTDNEYLRWSVARDGAVLASGETPLSVAPEGTQHVEIPLPELVAEPGEVWLNVEIVQPQATPWSPPGHRCAWDQWPLPAPLYLAPPKAGGTPPQLTVQDEALDITHQQQRWQFSRLTGNLTQWWNEGAETLRSPLTDNFTRAPLDNDIGVSEATRIDPNAWVERWKAAGMYEMSARLLQCEAEQHNREVVVTTQHVWEHQGKALFISCKVWRIDDHGVLHGDVQVTVASDIPEPARVGLSVMLADIPETVRWLGLGPLENYPDRKLAAQQGRWALPLEEMQTPYIFPTENGLRCDTRELTFGSHQLQGQFHFSLSRYSQRQLHETTHQHLLREEAGCWLNLDAFHMGVGGDDSWSPSVAPAFILQNRRLRYTFSWQQNG, via the coding sequence ATGTCTTCTACATTGCTGCTGACTCTCAGCGCACTTCTGGCGCGTCGTGACTGGGAAAACCCGGGTGTGACGCAGTGGAATCGTCTGGCCGCACACGCGCCTTTTCATAGCTGGCGCGATGAAACCTTCGCCCGCGAGGATAAGCCTTCGCGGAGCAAGCGTCTGCTTAACGGCATCTGGCGATTCAGCTTTTTCCCGGCGCCAGAGCAGGTTCCGGAGGCATGGATAACGGACGATCTGGCTGATGCCGTTGAGATGCCCGTACCGTCGAACTGGCAGATGCAGGGATTTGATACTCCCATCTATACCAACGTCACCTATCCGATAAATGTGAACCCGCCCTATGTTCCGGTTGAAAACCCAACCGGTTGTTACTCGCTCACATTTGAGATGGATAACGCCTGGATGTGCAGCGGGCAAACCCGCATTATTTTTGACGGGGTGAATTCAGCTTTTCATCTGTGGTGTAACGGCCAGTGGATGGGCTATTCGCAGGACAGCCGTCTGCCTGCGGAGTTCGATCTCAGCGCGGTGCTGCGACCGGGGCAGAACCGCCTGGCGGTGATGGTGTTACGCTGGTGCGACGGAAGCTATCTGGAAGATCAGGACATGTGGCGGATGAGTGGCATTTTCCGTGACGTCTCGCTGCTGCACAAGCCGGAAACGCGAATTGCCGATTATCAGATCGTGACCGATCTGAATGCCGAATGCGATCGGGCGATACTCCGGGTTGACGTTGCGCTGGAAGGCACACGCTACGCCGAATGCGAGGTGGCGTTTACCCTGTGGCGTAACGGCGAAGCCTGCGCGCAAACCACGCAGCAGCCCGGATCGGCCATCGTGGACGAACGCGGCAGTTGGGCAGAACGGCTTAGGGTGGCGATACCCGTGAACGCTCCTGCGCTATGGAGCGCTGAAACACCGGAATGCTATCGGCTGACAATATCGCTTCGGGATGCGCAGGGTAACGTGCTGGAGACTGAAGCCTGCGATGTCGGTTTCAGACGCGTCGAAATCAGCAACGGCCAGCTGAAGCTTAACGGCAAACCGCTGCTGATCCGCGGCGTGAACCGTCACGAACATCATCCTGAGAAGGGGCAGGTGATGGATGAGGCGACCATGCGCCGCGACATCGAACTGATGAAGCAGCATAACTTCAACGCCGTGCGCTGCTCGCATTATCCGAACCATCCTCTGTGGTACACGCTTTGCGATCGCTACGGCCTGTACGTGGTTGATGAGGCGAATATTGAAACCCATGGCATGGTGCCAATGAGCCGCCTGGCGGACGATCCGCGCTGGCTGCCTGCCATGAGCGAACGCGTAACGCGTATGGTGCAGCGGGACCGGAATCATCCGTCCATCATCATCTGGTCCCTGGGGAATGAGTCCGGGCATGGGGCGAATCACGATGCGCTGTACCGCTGGCTGAAAACCACCGATCCCACGCGGCCGGTGCAGTACGAAGGCGGCGGCGCCAGTACGGCCGCTACCGATATTGTCTGCCCGATGTATGCTCGCGTCGATCAGGATCAGCCGTTCCCGGCGGTGCCAAAGTGGTCGATTAAAAAGTGGATTGGTATGCCGGACGAAACCCGTCCGCTGATCCTGTGCGAGTATGCCCACGCGATGGGCAACAGCTTTGGCGGCTTTGCCAGCTACTGGCAGGCATTCCGCAGCCATCCCCGGTTGCAGGGCGGCTTTGTCTGGGACTGGGTCGATCAGGCGCTGACGAAAAAAGCGGAAGACGGCACGGTATTCTGGGCCTACGGCGGCGATTTTGGCGATAAGCCCAACGACCGTCAGTTCTGCCTCAACGGGCTGGTGTTTCCCGATCGCACTCCGCATCCTGCCCTTTACGAGGCGCAGCGTGCCCAGCAGTTCTTTACCTTTACGCTGGTGAGCACCGCTCCGCTGGTCGTCGAGATCCAGAGCGATTATCTGTTCCGTCATACTGACAACGAGTATCTGCGATGGTCGGTGGCGCGTGACGGTGCGGTACTGGCTTCCGGCGAAACACCCCTCTCTGTTGCGCCCGAGGGGACGCAGCACGTTGAGATCCCGTTGCCTGAACTTGTCGCTGAGCCGGGCGAGGTCTGGCTCAACGTGGAGATCGTTCAGCCGCAGGCCACGCCGTGGTCGCCGCCCGGCCACCGTTGTGCCTGGGATCAGTGGCCGCTCCCGGCGCCGCTGTACCTTGCGCCACCGAAAGCAGGCGGAACCCCTCCGCAGCTAACGGTGCAGGACGAGGCGCTGGACATTACTCATCAGCAGCAGCGCTGGCAGTTTAGCCGTCTCACCGGAAACTTGACCCAGTGGTGGAACGAGGGCGCTGAAACGCTCCGTTCTCCGCTAACGGATAACTTCACCCGCGCGCCGCTGGACAATGACATTGGCGTCAGCGAGGCGACCCGCATCGATCCGAACGCGTGGGTGGAACGCTGGAAAGCGGCAGGGATGTATGAGATGTCCGCGCGCCTCCTCCAGTGTGAAGCGGAGCAGCATAACCGTGAGGTGGTGGTGACCACGCAGCACGTCTGGGAGCATCAGGGTAAAGCGCTGTTTATAAGCTGCAAGGTCTGGCGGATTGATGACCACGGGGTGCTGCACGGTGATGTGCAGGTGACGGTGGCGTCTGACATTCCTGAGCCCGCTCGCGTGGGCCTGAGCGTTATGCTGGCGGATATCCCGGAAACGGTGCGCTGGCTGGGACTAGGCCCGCTGGAAAACTATCCGGACAGAAAACTGGCGGCGCAGCAGGGGCGCTGGGCGTTACCGCTGGAAGAGATGCAGACGCCGTATATCTTCCCGACGGAGAACGGTTTGCGCTGCGACACCCGCGAGCTGACGTTTGGCTCCCATCAGTTGCAGGGACAGTTCCATTTCTCCCTGAGCCGTTATAGCCAGCGGCAGCTGCATGAGACAACGCATCAGCACTTGCTGCGGGAAGAGGCTGGCTGCTGGTTGAATCTTGATGCGTTTCACATGGGCGTAGGGGGGGACGACTCATGGAGCCCGAGCGTAGCCCCGGCCTTCATTCTGCAAAACCGCCGGCTGCGCTACACGTTTAGCTGGCAGCAGAACGGCTGA
- a CDS encoding EAL domain-containing protein yields the protein MRTRHLVSLVTGVLIFSVLVPVCLSIWLAHRQAEEKFVDALDSYASRVLIRTDRVVAQAKQALTHLQTFHAPPCTPPHLREMRRVAFSWRYIQEVMYIDNLKPLCSSLEQSSDTAILPPPMRITEDGYSAWLTSQNDLGIQRYMAVLGKGHYLVMVDPASLVDVVPFGEISMDAALVGSSTHHIFARSNVLDPYILSVVKEQQDVTRVQYNGSMYVMKPVPELGFTVIAWVSLKPLAASWHQQLIIWLPAGILLSLVAALIVMRILRRLLSPRHRLIDAINNREIEVHYQPIVALCSGKLVGAEALMRWPQPDGSNLSPNLFVPLAEQTGLISTLTRLVVNEVFEDLGAWLHHHPELHISVNLAPSDLTSPELPRQLSQLLNKWGVHPRQIALELTERGFADPAVSVPAIAAFRRAGHAIYIDDFGTGYSSLSYLQDLDVDTLKIDKSFVDALEYKHVTPHIIEMAKSLKLAMVAEGIETEGQIEWLHRHGVQYGQGWYFSKALPKEDFILWAAHNLRK from the coding sequence ATGCGAACCCGACATCTGGTCAGCCTGGTGACAGGCGTACTGATCTTCTCTGTGCTGGTCCCTGTGTGCCTCAGTATCTGGCTGGCGCATCGTCAGGCTGAGGAGAAATTTGTGGACGCGCTGGACAGCTATGCCTCGCGTGTCCTGATCCGTACCGACAGAGTCGTTGCGCAGGCAAAACAGGCGCTCACGCACCTACAGACATTCCACGCCCCGCCCTGCACTCCCCCGCATTTACGCGAAATGCGCCGGGTCGCGTTCTCATGGCGCTATATCCAGGAAGTGATGTATATCGATAACCTGAAACCGCTCTGCTCATCGCTTGAACAATCCAGTGATACGGCGATCTTACCGCCCCCAATGCGGATCACCGAAGATGGTTATAGCGCGTGGCTCACCTCGCAAAACGACCTCGGCATTCAGCGTTATATGGCCGTTCTGGGGAAAGGACATTATCTGGTAATGGTCGATCCGGCGTCGCTTGTGGATGTTGTTCCGTTTGGTGAAATCTCAATGGATGCCGCCCTGGTGGGCAGCTCAACCCATCATATATTTGCCAGAAGCAATGTTCTCGACCCGTATATTCTCTCTGTCGTTAAGGAGCAGCAGGACGTTACGCGCGTGCAATACAACGGCTCAATGTACGTGATGAAACCTGTACCCGAACTGGGGTTTACGGTGATCGCTTGGGTGTCGTTAAAACCGCTGGCGGCTTCCTGGCACCAGCAACTGATCATCTGGCTACCGGCTGGCATACTGCTAAGCCTGGTTGCTGCCCTTATTGTCATGCGCATTCTCCGCCGTTTGCTGTCCCCGCGTCACCGCCTGATCGACGCGATCAACAACCGGGAGATCGAGGTTCACTACCAGCCCATCGTGGCGCTGTGTAGTGGAAAACTGGTGGGTGCTGAAGCGCTGATGCGCTGGCCGCAGCCAGATGGCAGTAACCTGTCGCCTAATCTCTTTGTTCCGCTGGCTGAGCAGACAGGGCTTATTTCAACGCTGACGCGGCTAGTGGTAAATGAGGTATTTGAGGATCTAGGCGCCTGGCTACACCATCACCCGGAACTGCATATTTCTGTCAACCTTGCGCCATCGGATTTAACGTCCCCCGAGCTGCCTCGCCAGCTGAGTCAGTTGCTCAACAAATGGGGCGTCCACCCGCGCCAGATCGCCCTTGAATTAACCGAGCGCGGGTTTGCCGATCCTGCCGTCAGCGTACCTGCTATCGCTGCATTTCGCCGCGCCGGGCACGCTATCTACATTGATGATTTTGGCACGGGTTACTCCAGCCTGAGCTATTTGCAGGATCTGGATGTCGATACTCTGAAGATTGATAAATCCTTTGTGGATGCGCTGGAGTACAAGCACGTGACTCCCCACATCATCGAAATGGCCAAATCGCTTAAACTGGCGATGGTCGCAGAAGGCATTGAAACTGAAGGGCAGATCGAATGGTTGCATCGCCACGGCGTGCAGTACGGCCAGGGCTGGTATTTCAGCAAGGCGCTGCCTAAAGAGGATTTCATTCTCTGGGCCGCGCACAACCTCAGGAAATAA
- a CDS encoding type B 50S ribosomal protein L31, producing MKPNIHPTYRTVVFHDTTANEYFKVGSTIKTDREIELEGKTYPYVTLDVSSKSHPFYTGKQKTFSTDGSAARFRKRFGGFLDAKRG from the coding sequence ATGAAACCGAATATCCATCCAACCTATCGCACCGTTGTGTTTCACGACACCACGGCTAATGAATATTTTAAAGTTGGCTCAACGATTAAGACAGATCGTGAAATTGAGCTTGAGGGGAAAACGTATCCTTACGTTACTCTTGATGTCTCCTCTAAATCACATCCGTTTTACACCGGGAAGCAGAAGACCTTCTCGACAGATGGCAGCGCGGCACGCTTCCGCAAGCGTTTTGGCGGCTTTCTTGATGCGAAGCGAGGCTAA
- the ykgO gene encoding type B 50S ribosomal protein L36: MQVLNSLRSAKQRHPDCQIVKRKGRLYVICKSNPRFKAVQGRKKRR, from the coding sequence ATGCAGGTGCTTAACTCATTGCGCAGTGCAAAACAGCGTCACCCGGATTGCCAGATAGTCAAACGCAAGGGACGCTTATACGTGATTTGCAAATCTAACCCGCGCTTTAAGGCGGTGCAGGGGCGTAAAAAAAGGCGCTAG
- a CDS encoding GNAT family N-acetyltransferase: MNTFNEFGQPVGESLIDWQPRPPPSRVVLQGRYCRLEPLRMEHAHALFSAYSVAGDTRSWTWLLREPDATAEEFAEWVASVSELADPIHFTVIDNQTQSPVGTLSLMRIDPKNGVVEVGHVHFSSLLSRTPMSTEAQYLLMRYVFDTLGYRRYEWKCNSLNEPSRKAALRLGFQFEGRFRQALVIKGRNRDTDWFSILDKEWPALASAFESWLATDNFTADGKQKRSLESWRETRV, translated from the coding sequence ATGAATACATTCAATGAGTTTGGTCAACCTGTAGGGGAAAGCCTTATCGACTGGCAGCCTCGGCCGCCCCCGTCCCGGGTGGTACTTCAGGGTCGCTATTGTCGGCTTGAGCCGCTGCGCATGGAGCATGCCCACGCGTTGTTCTCTGCGTATTCCGTGGCCGGAGATACCCGAAGCTGGACGTGGCTGCTGCGTGAGCCCGATGCCACCGCAGAGGAGTTTGCCGAATGGGTGGCGAGCGTAAGCGAATTAGCCGATCCCATCCACTTTACCGTTATCGATAACCAGACCCAGTCTCCTGTCGGGACGCTGTCCCTGATGCGGATCGATCCTAAAAACGGCGTCGTGGAAGTGGGACATGTTCACTTCTCGTCACTGTTAAGCCGCACGCCCATGTCGACAGAAGCGCAGTATCTGCTGATGCGGTACGTGTTCGATACCCTGGGCTACCGGCGTTATGAATGGAAGTGCAATAGCCTGAACGAACCCTCCCGCAAAGCGGCCCTGCGTCTTGGCTTTCAGTTTGAAGGGCGTTTTCGCCAGGCGCTGGTCATTAAAGGCCGAAACCGGGACACCGACTGGTTTTCAATTCTCGACAAAGAGTGGCCAGCGCTGGCGAGCGCCTTTGAAAGCTGGCTTGCCACCGACAATTTTACTGCCGATGGCAAACAGAAAAGATCCCTGGAAAGCTGGCGAGAAACGCGCGTCTAG